The Thermoanaerobaculia bacterium genome includes a region encoding these proteins:
- a CDS encoding EAL domain-containing protein: MMNAEKIRAIHDLVDGAEVGIVFQPIADIHTRRILAYEALARNTNPLFKSTPEIFDAAVQAGRVAELGRLHRDQAARLCPHYPLFLNIDPHEFDYGWLVRPDDPMFRHRHPVTVEITESVPIKYFTQCHSVLAELRQKGISLAIDDLGAGFSNLKYIADLRPEIVKLDRELILGCAPGNRPFKLLCSIVNLCREMNAKTVAEGIETLGEFEAAVEAGVDYAQGYLLGRPACPAPDLIWPGTSR, from the coding sequence ATGATGAACGCCGAAAAGATCCGCGCCATCCACGATCTCGTGGACGGCGCTGAGGTCGGGATCGTCTTCCAGCCGATCGCCGACATTCACACCCGGCGCATCCTCGCCTACGAAGCGCTCGCCCGGAACACGAATCCACTCTTCAAGAGCACGCCGGAGATCTTCGACGCGGCGGTCCAGGCCGGGCGGGTCGCAGAGCTCGGTCGCCTGCACCGCGATCAGGCGGCGCGGCTCTGTCCGCACTATCCGCTCTTCCTCAACATCGATCCGCACGAATTCGACTACGGCTGGCTGGTGCGGCCCGACGATCCGATGTTCCGCCACCGGCACCCGGTGACCGTCGAGATCACCGAGTCGGTGCCGATCAAGTACTTCACCCAGTGCCACAGCGTGTTGGCCGAGCTCCGCCAGAAGGGGATCTCGCTCGCCATCGACGATCTGGGGGCGGGCTTCTCGAACCTGAAGTACATCGCCGACCTGCGGCCGGAGATCGTCAAGCTCGATCGCGAGCTCATCCTCGGCTGCGCCCCGGGCAACCGCCCCTTCAAGCTCCTGTGCTCGATCGTCAACCTGTGCAGGGAGATGAACGCCAAGACCGTCGCCGAAGGGATCGAGACCCTGGGCGAGTTCGAAGCCGCCGTCGAAGCCGGCGTCGACTACGCCCAAGGCTACCTCCTCGGCCGCCCCGCCTGCCCCGCCCCCGACCTCATCTGGCCCGGCACCTCGCGCTAG